A single region of the Cetobacterium sp. ZOR0034 genome encodes:
- the eutJ gene encoding ethanolamine utilization protein EutJ codes for MSLEKIIDFDYCDSLVAEFEKVIKNPKLTKSSVYYTGVDLGTACVVLAVLDEDYNPVAGAYRYADVVKDGMVVDYIGAIKIVRELKKEIEDKLNTELLYAAAAIPPGTDTIDGGAIKNVVQAAGFELTNLLDEPTAANQVLKIKNGAVVDIGGGTTGTSILKNEEVISVADEATGGTHFSLVVSGTYGKSFKEADEFKRDVKNHKELLPILKPVIEKVASIINSHIEGYHVENVVLVGGTACLTGIEEVIQKNVEVNVYKPKNPMFVTPLGIALSCTQEILD; via the coding sequence ATGAGTTTAGAAAAAATTATAGATTTTGATTATTGTGATAGCCTAGTGGCTGAGTTTGAAAAAGTTATAAAAAATCCAAAATTAACAAAATCATCTGTTTATTATACAGGAGTAGATTTAGGAACAGCTTGTGTAGTGTTAGCGGTTTTAGATGAAGATTATAATCCAGTAGCAGGAGCTTATAGATATGCTGATGTTGTAAAAGATGGAATGGTAGTTGATTACATTGGTGCTATAAAAATAGTTAGAGAGTTAAAAAAAGAGATCGAAGATAAATTAAATACAGAGCTTTTATATGCAGCTGCAGCGATTCCACCAGGAACAGATACTATAGATGGAGGAGCTATTAAGAATGTAGTTCAAGCGGCAGGGTTTGAGTTAACAAATCTTTTAGATGAACCTACGGCAGCAAATCAAGTTTTAAAAATAAAAAATGGAGCAGTAGTTGATATAGGTGGTGGAACAACAGGAACTTCCATATTGAAAAATGAAGAAGTTATATCTGTTGCAGATGAAGCTACAGGAGGAACACATTTTTCTTTAGTAGTTTCAGGAACATATGGGAAATCATTTAAAGAAGCTGATGAGTTTAAAAGAGATGTAAAAAATCATAAAGAATTATTGCCTATTCTCAAGCCAGTTATAGAAAAGGTAGCTTCAATAATAAACAGCCATATTGAAGGATATCATGTTGAAAATGTAGTGCTAGTTGGAGGAACAGCTTGTTTAACTGGAATTGAAGAGGTTATTCAAAAAAATGTTGAAGTAAATGTATATAAACCTAAAAATCCAATGTTTGTAACACCGTTAGGAATAGCTTTAAGTTGCACACAAGAAATATTAGATTAA
- the cutD gene encoding choline TMA-lyase-activating enzyme, with the protein MENNHFERKARIFNVQKYNMYDGPGVRTLIFFQGCPLRCRWCANPEGLEKRYRVMFKSNSCIDCNRCKDVCPVKIHGVGINNTHTIDRTKQCIGCKKCEQECNQEALKIVGEDKGISELLKVIEEDRTFYEMSGGGVTLGGGEVLMQPEAAINLLMVCKNVGLNTAIETCGYTTLDVIEKVAEYVDLFLFDIKQIDSDKHFHWTGVRNERILENLKYLLENKYNVEIRIPLVKGVNTESIDIDNLIKFLLPYKEFKNLKSVDLLPYHKMGVNKYEQLGMDYEMKGDFQLTNDELDQIENLIKKYDLHVRVIRH; encoded by the coding sequence ATGGAAAATAACCATTTTGAAAGAAAAGCAAGAATTTTTAATGTTCAAAAATATAATATGTATGATGGCCCTGGAGTAAGAACTTTAATATTTTTTCAAGGATGCCCTTTAAGATGTAGATGGTGTGCTAATCCAGAAGGACTAGAAAAAAGATATAGAGTTATGTTTAAAAGTAATAGTTGTATTGACTGTAATAGATGTAAAGATGTTTGCCCTGTTAAAATTCATGGTGTGGGTATAAATAATACTCACACTATTGACAGGACAAAACAGTGTATTGGTTGCAAAAAATGCGAACAAGAATGTAATCAAGAGGCACTAAAAATAGTCGGTGAAGATAAAGGAATATCAGAATTATTAAAAGTTATAGAAGAGGATCGTACATTTTATGAGATGTCGGGAGGTGGAGTAACCCTAGGTGGTGGTGAAGTTTTAATGCAACCAGAGGCAGCTATAAATCTGTTGATGGTCTGTAAAAATGTTGGATTAAATACAGCAATAGAAACTTGCGGATATACAACTTTAGATGTAATAGAAAAAGTTGCGGAATATGTAGATCTATTTTTATTTGATATAAAACAAATAGATTCAGATAAACATTTTCATTGGACTGGAGTTAGAAATGAAAGAATTTTAGAAAATTTAAAATACCTTTTAGAAAATAAGTATAACGTGGAGATTAGAATTCCATTAGTAAAAGGTGTAAACACTGAAAGTATAGATATAGATAATTTAATTAAATTTTTATTACCATATAAAGAATTTAAAAATTTAAAAAGTGTGGATTTATTACCGTATCATAAGATGGGTGTAAATAAATATGAACAGTTAGGTATGGACTATGAGATGAAAGGTGATTTTCAGTTAACTAATGATGAGTTAGACCAAATAGAGAATTTAATAAAAAAATATGATTTACATGTTAGAGTTATACGTCATTAA